A single Calypte anna isolate BGI_N300 chromosome 5A, bCalAnn1_v1.p, whole genome shotgun sequence DNA region contains:
- the CLMN gene encoding calmin gives MAGQEWDWFQREELIGHISDIRVQNLQVERENVQKRTFTRWINLHLGKCKPPLKVKDLFIDIQDGKILMALLEVLSGQKLMHEYKSSTHRIFRLNNIAKALKFLEDSNVKLVSIDAAEIADGNSSLVLGLIWNIILFFQIKELTGNLNRNSSSSSLSSGPSGPESDTSHPSTPNVERMPVTVKDQRKAIRALLIWVQRKTRKYGVAVQDFASSWRSGLAFLAVIKAIDSTLVDMKQALEKSARENLEDAFSIAQYKLGVPRLLEPEDIMVESPDEQSIVTYVAQFLEHFPELEGEDFMDPDKELPIESTYVHIKDSPSEKESKILILSESDENMYMVNHERRHPAPPKVLIHDTPERLPSETAPEKCNGKFSQVLGDSQEMSEEEPQRPTSLKITGSVTFESSSSWEGLSDKFVPGEGVITDGQLKQNDAPSPSIPAHQKNSVDSFEDYSEELTKETSTEYDNETKSLSANTSSLSPLSWTSGILTDESINKVEESKPKASIILPEDTSKQEDTQKYVLQLLNEEMKLLQNEHTDQSPDFETVETNHCSLNGSNLKSQELSRQHETSDDSLSDVPKDSEDPESGDEVDSSSEVPLSSSKVSVIPHDLFYYPHYNVPISAVLDAYLEPCIGGYDIGNNKDASETLKEKLHEKGSPEQSYKEDSPEPDLRNKLGVPPSEMDAENGKEEATETNSHINSSNEEVLLLAEEELEIEKDGKKAANHQDTILPQHPEALVDHLEHLSTAMEIPGKNSNMEEKGKNMIKADDLHISEFGIPTLSQDKLEEIADCQEFIRTSNSDSNTYLRKRSPNTSEEETYIENDQKMTDMGENPLIIRKKKDLEASEIPAPAHEMGIAEQPELFYFIIFFWVLVYCLLLIPQLRSNKV, from the exons atgcaTGAATACAAGTCTTCAACCCATCGTATTTTTCGTTTGAACAACATAGCCAAAGCACTTAAGTTCTTGGAGGATAGTAAT GTAAAACTTGTCAGCATCGATGCAGCAGAAATAGCAGATGGAAATTCCTCTCTGGTACTTGGACTAATATGGAATATAATCTTGTTTTTTCAG ATTAAGGAGTTGACGGGTAACCTCAACAGGAACTCCTCCTCTTCCAGTCTGTCTTCTGGACCCAGTGGTCCTGAGTCAGACACATCCCACCCCAGCACTCCCAACGTGGAGAGGATGCCTGTCACAGTGAAGGATCAGCGGAAAGCCATCAGAGCCCTTTTAATTTGGGTtcagaggaaaaccagaaa GTATGGTGTTGCAGTTCAGGACTTTGCCAGCAGTTGGAGGAGTGGCCTTGCTTTCTTAGCTGTCATAAAAGCAATAGACTCTACTTTGGTGGACATGAAGCAGGCACTAGAAAAATCTGCTCGAGAAAACCTGGAGGATGCTTTCAGCATAGCACAATATAAGCTGGGTGTTCCTCGGCTCCTAGAACCAGAAG ATATCATGGTGGAATCACCCGATGAGCAGTCAATTGTGACATATGTGGCACAATTCCTGGAACACTTCCCGGAGCTGGAAGGG GAAGATTTTATGGATCCTGACAAGGAGCTTCCAATTGAGTCCACATATGTCCATATCAAAGATTctccttcagaaaaagaaagcaaaatccTAATTTTAAGTGAAAGTGATGAAAACATGTACATGGTTAATCATGAAAGGCGTCATCCTGCACCTCCAAAGGTTCTTATTCATGACACCCCTGAGAGATTGCCATCAGAAACTGCTCCTGAAAAATGTAATGGGAAATTCAGTCAAGTGTTAGGTGATTCACAGGAAATGTCTGAAGAGGAGCCTCAGAGGCCCACCTCCCTGAAAATTACAGGCTCTGTCACTTTTGAATCCAGTTCCTCTTGGGAGGGTCTAAGTGATAAATTCGTGCCAGGTGAAGGGGTCATAACTGATGGTCAACTGAAACAGAATGATGCCCCTTCTCCATCCATTCCAGCACAtcagaaaaattctgttgaCTCTTTTGAAGACTATTCGGAAGAATTAACTAAAGAAACCTCAACTGAATATGACAATGAAACTAAGAGCCTTTCAGCCAATACTTCTTCGCTGAGTCCATTATCCTGGACTTCAGGTATACTTACAGATGAATCTATAAATAAAGTAGAAGAGAGCAAACCAAAAGCTTCAATTATTTTACCGGAAGATACCTCAAAACAAGAGGATACACAAAAGTATGTTCTTCAACTTCTAAATGAGGAAATGAAACTTCTACAAAATGAACATACAGATCAATCCCCTGACTTTGAGACAGTAGAGACTAACCATTGTTCACTGAATGGTTCTAATCTCAAAAGCCAAGAACTATCTAGACAGCATGAAACATCTGATGACTCTCTCTCAGATGTGCCTAAAGATTCAGAGGACCCTGAGAGCGGTGATGAAGTTGACTCTTCATCTGAAGTGCCACTCAGTTCTTCAAAAGTATCTGTGATACCCCACGATCTCTTTTATTATCCACATTATAATGTTCCCATATCAGCAGTTTTGGATGCTTACCTTGAGCCTTGTATTGGAGGGTATGATATTGGAAATAATAAAGATGCTTCTGAAACATTAAAGGAAAAGTTACATGAGAAGGGCTCACCAGAACAGAGCTACAAGGAAGATTCTCCAGAGCCAGACCTGAGGAATAAATTAGGTGTCCCCCCATCAGAAATGGATGCTGAGAATGGCAAGGAGGAAGCCACAGAAACTAACAGCCACATTAATTCTTCCAATGAAGAAGTGCTATTACTAGCAGAAGAAGAGTTAGAAATTGAAAAAGATGGCAAAAAGGCCGCCAACCATCAAGATACCATTCTTCCACAACATCCTGAG GCCCTAGTAGACCATCTAGAGCATTTGTCAACAGCCATGGAGATACCAGGGAAAAATAGTAACatggaggaaaaagggaaaaatatgatCAAAGCAGATGATTTACACATCTCAGAGTTTGGCATTCCGACTCTATCACAAGATAAACTGGAAGAAATTGCTGATTGTCAGGAATTTATCAG GACCAGTAACAGTGATTCCAACACTTACCTCCGAAAAAGGTCTCCTAATACTTCCGAGGAG gaAACTTACATTGAAAATGACCAGAAGATGACAGATATGGGTGAAAATCCATTAATCATCAG gaagaaaaaggacTTAGAAGCAAGTGAGATTCCAGCACCAGCTCATGAGATGGGGATTGCTGAGCAGCCAGAGCTATTctacttcattattttcttctgggtGCTGGTCTACTGCCTTTTACTCATTCCTCAGCTCCGCAGCAACAAAGTTTGA